From the genome of Tolypothrix sp. NIES-4075:
CTCCGCCTGTTCAGCTTTTCGCTGTCCTTGTCTGGAGAAGGGTGGGCATGGCACTCCCGCCGAAACGATATCGAAGGCTCCGTCATAAGCGTAGGGGTTAAAGTTGGCTATGTCAGAATGAATCGGGACACCAGGAAAGTTTTTTTGCAAGGTACTTTGACAGAATTCGTTCCACTCGCACAGCAGTTTGGTATCAATTGACAATTCCCTTGCCGCGAGGCTAAAAACTCCCAGTCCTGCAAAAAAGTCAGCGTGGGTAAGCATAATTGGTGCATGTTTACCAGCTGGCACGAGCCAAGCTTTTAAACTTAGTAAATTGGCTATCAAACAGTAGTTTTATTGTTCCCGTCGAACCGTCGCGATGTTTAGCTATAATTACTTCGCATATACCCCGTTCGGGTGAATCTAAGTTGTAGTATTCATCGCGGTACAGCATGATTACCTTGTCCCCGTCCTGCTCAATTCCACCGCTGTCCCTCAAATCTGAGAGTATGGGGCGCTTATTGGGTCTTGATTCGACAGCACGCGAAAGTTGAGAAAGACAAATGATAGGTACAGAAAGCTTCATCGCTAGGCGCTTCAACCCGCGTGTAATTGCAGCTATTTCGTTGTTGCGGTTGCCGCCCTCACCGGACATCAATTGCAAATAATCAATTACCACAAGCCCTAATTCGCGTTGTTCGGTTGCCATAACTTTGCGGCATTCAGCTTCAAAATAACTTAGGGATGGTGTAGCGCACTCGTTAAGATATATCGGTAGTGTTGATATATCTGATACTGCTTGCGCTAATGGCTGCCATTGACTATCGCTAATGCGCCCAGTTTTCAGATAATTGCTTTCAATATTTGCTTCACCCGAAAGCATTCGCATGGCAATTTGAGTTTTCGACATTTCCAAAGAAAACAGCACCACTGGGAGATTTTGATATGAAGCGACATTAAAGCCAATCTGCGCTGCGATGGCACTTTTTCCCATCGATGGGCGACCAGCAATAATTACCAAGTCGCCGCGATTCATACCACCGCTTATTAATGCATCAAGGTCATAGAAACCAGTGGGAATGCCCGGTAGAGTTAGTCCTTGATTTCTTTCCTCTATCTGTTGGTACGCATCAATCATCACAAGAGAGATATGACTTGTACTGGATGCTGGATTTTGCCCAAGTTGCAAATTGGTCAGGTGTATTTGCAACTGCTCAAAAGCCTGTTCTAGTGGTACTTCTGAGTCTGATTTGTGTTGCAATGGAATTGCAATAGTACCCAGCCTTCCCAATTCGCGGCGCTTCCATTTACTGATTACTAAATCAGCTAGTGCGTCAATGTTGACCGCGCTAACGCACTTGTCAAGCAAATTAAATAACTTGGTTCGACCGCCTATAATTTCTAGTAACTTGTTATCCGACAGATAGGATATGACCACAAGCATATCTGTAGGCTTTTCCTGGGCGTTGAGTTTTAGTGCTGCGTCATAAATTCGAGCATGGGCATTTAAGTAAAAATGTTTTGGCATAAGGCTGTCACGCACGCGCATTATTGCATTAGGGTCGAGCATTATGCCCCCTAGTATCGCCTCTTCAGCTTCTAAGCACTGCGGTGGTATTTTGCTTGCAGATGAAGCAAACTGAAGCACGTTGTCTTGATTTGCGTACATAATCTTACAAGAGTATAAATTTTATCAATAAATTTCTCAGTATGGTTTTTGTCAGTCAGGTACTTCGATAAACCTTTCAGGGTGTTTGGCTCTAGCCCACTCATACCAAGCCGAAGATGTCGCATTAAGGCAAAACTTAACTAAACCAAGATTCATCAGCGTGTGGTATTGCCCCTCATGGGTGCTTGCGTCCCAACTTTCAAATTTTGGTACATTTGCACTACTCATTGTCCCGCTAATTTTTGGATCATTTGTACTATTTTGTTGTTGCCAATGTAATCGCAACTCTTCAAAATGAACTTCAATCCATTTACTCGATAAAGTTGGAGGTTTTGGTAATTCAGATGCTTTTTTATTAGCAAAATTCAAAAAACTCTCTCTCTCGCCTTCTGAGAGAGTCTTTATAAAGTCTGAATAAGTCTGAAGAGTCTTAGGAGTGCTGGAAGCTTTATCTGGTGAGGGTTTTGAGCGCCGATTTTCTCTTTTTTGAGAGTTTGAGTCTCTTTTTTGAGACTCCGAGTCTCTTTTTTGAGATTCTGAGTTAAATTTTCGAGACTCTAGTCTCATTTTTGAGACTCCAGTTAAATTTCTGAAACTAACTTTCTCTTCTTGGAAGTCAAAAATCTCAAGCTCTTGGAACTTGGCTTTAGCCCTGTAGTATGTGGGCTTGCTCATTTCGCATTCTGCCTGTATGGTTAGCGGATTGAGGTCGTGATAACGATCACCGTATGGGTCAATCTCTACTAAATATGCCCAGAATCTCCACTCCGCAGCAGTTAGTTTAGCTTCTCTGAGTTTTTTGGCTAGTTCTGGAGTCAGCGGGTAGAATTTCCCTTGAATTTTTGTGTTGTTTTGCGTCATAATGTGAGCCATTAAGTTAAAAAATCAACTTTTCTGTCTCTGTCCCGACAGACAGAGGCTAGTTTTTTTATCTTGATGCGCTTTGGAAATGCACATCAAACGCTTCATGATGCCTTGTGCTGATGAATGAGTTAAAATATTTGTGTATCGCCATATAGTTAACAGCGATTTCAAAACACCCCCTGTGAAAGCAAGTTGATGTTGATCTATCATTGACTTAGAGAGTCCAAACTCTTATAGTTAGCCTATCGCTGTATAAGCTATCATCCATTTAGCGTATAAGCTAATAGTTTTAATGAAAGTTAACAACTCTACTTCGGCTAGGTCTTCGTCTGTGTCTCCTCTTTCTACGTCGTTTGATGCGGCGATAAAGCGATATAGGATTAGTGCCAAAGAGCTGTCTAAGTTAACTGGAGTTTCTGAAAATCACATTAGTGAATTTCGCCGGAGTAAGTGTGATGTCAGCACTACCATTCTCTACAAGTTGCTGGATGGCATGGAAAGTCTTGCTTCTGGCTCTAGGCAGTATTTTTGTCAGTTGATGTCAGGTCAGCAGCAGTCGCCTAATTCTTTAAGACAATCGCTAGTTGACATAATTGAGGTTGCCGAAGAAGATGAACTTTTGGATGCAATGGGTGCGATCGCCAATCGCTTTCGCCATCTCCGTAATTATTCTGATGTTTCCGCGTCGCCAACTTTGTTAGAAGTGCAGTAATGATACTTCTTGGTGCATAAAAAACTGACTCGGTTATATGAAAAATTCAGAAGATTTAGAGCGGTTAATTGATAGTCTTCCTGATTCAGACAAAACGCGCGTTAATCACTAAAAAGTTTCGAGAGATGTCTATAGAAATTAGGCATCAAGTCCTCACAGAAGAGATGGGAGATTCTGGGCTAGTTGTTATGCTTGGCTCAAATCGCGTAACGGCTGAGATTGCCCTTTTTTTCCAAAATTCTCAGAGTATGGATATTCCAGATATTTTGGAGTTTCTTGTGGAGAATAGGCGAAAACAAAAGAACCAGCATTAGCACTCTTGCCTTTGTGGGTGTACAGCCAAAGCGAAAACTACGTTAAAAAGCTAAGTAACGACATCTACAACTTTTATTGGACTCCGCATTTCTTGACCCAAAGCTCAGATTTACGGACTCCTATCCCTAACACGCAGCGCTACATTTAATGTTTTAGGGGTTTATAAAAACTTTGACAACGCAGATATCATAAATTTTTGACGGCGTAGCTTTAACAATAGGCAACTTATTTTTAAGCTGAATAGTCAATTTTGGTGTGCAAGCCCCTAGATATCAAAGTGGTAGATTAGGTATTGTCTACTCACTGTGCCTAGCCTTCATGAGAAGTCATGCAAAAGCTAATTTTTTGTTGATAGCAATAGCTGTGCTAACTGTACTCACGCTTATTGGTTGCAGCACCTTGACAGTAAACGAGTATGAAGCCACAGCGCTTACTACTTACACCTGGCAGGTGAAATATGCCATTGACCTAGCCAATGAACCATCACCGCGCTTTGAAACCTTTGCTACCACTTCTTTACTTA
Proteins encoded in this window:
- the dnaB gene encoding replicative DNA helicase, with amino-acid sequence MYANQDNVLQFASSASKIPPQCLEAEEAILGGIMLDPNAIMRVRDSLMPKHFYLNAHARIYDAALKLNAQEKPTDMLVVISYLSDNKLLEIIGGRTKLFNLLDKCVSAVNIDALADLVISKWKRRELGRLGTIAIPLQHKSDSEVPLEQAFEQLQIHLTNLQLGQNPASSTSHISLVMIDAYQQIEERNQGLTLPGIPTGFYDLDALISGGMNRGDLVIIAGRPSMGKSAIAAQIGFNVASYQNLPVVLFSLEMSKTQIAMRMLSGEANIESNYLKTGRISDSQWQPLAQAVSDISTLPIYLNECATPSLSYFEAECRKVMATEQRELGLVVIDYLQLMSGEGGNRNNEIAAITRGLKRLAMKLSVPIICLSQLSRAVESRPNKRPILSDLRDSGGIEQDGDKVIMLYRDEYYNLDSPERGICEVIIAKHRDGSTGTIKLLFDSQFTKFKSLARASW
- a CDS encoding helix-turn-helix domain-containing protein, with translation MKVNNSTSARSSSVSPLSTSFDAAIKRYRISAKELSKLTGVSENHISEFRRSKCDVSTTILYKLLDGMESLASGSRQYFCQLMSGQQQSPNSLRQSLVDIIEVAEEDELLDAMGAIANRFRHLRNYSDVSASPTLLEVQ